The following are encoded together in the Populus trichocarpa isolate Nisqually-1 chromosome 5, P.trichocarpa_v4.1, whole genome shotgun sequence genome:
- the LOC7469121 gene encoding uncharacterized protein LOC7469121 produces the protein MGNGYNHHFHNQNLHLQHKSTFLPMLCSGATIKDVTLPKWEYRSMSISSTDPLSPEIGCMGQVKINSKIDGFPTSNKLTVTSKNNNNVKYSKLKRIFSGKNLPGTTASIASSTAHRRREVKVNGASGPKIDDSKENSVSVSIENMDPPLPVIKKVQQPADGGEASSLWKRRSGGLALKNLQLNRNNLAPTTV, from the coding sequence ATGGGTAATGGATACAACCACCATTTTCACAACCAAAACCTTCACCTCCAACACAAGAGCACATTCTTGCCTATGTTATGCTCAGGAGCAACCATCAAAGATGTGACTCTTCCAAAATGGGAATACCGGTCCATGTCCATCTCTAGTACTGACCCTTTATCTCCAGAGATCGGTTGCATGGGGCAGGTCAAGATAAACAGCAAGATAGATGGCTTCCCTACTTCTAACAAGCTCACAGTTACTAGCAAGAATAACAATAATGTCAAGTACTCCAAGCTCAAGAGGATCTTCTCTGGCAAGAATCTTCCTGGCACCACCGCATCAATAGCCAGTAGCACTGCTCATAGAAGAAGAGAAGTGAAGGTGAATGGTGCGAGTGGACCCAAGATTGATGATAGTAAAGAGAATTCTGTTTCAGTTAGCATAGAGAATATGGATCCTCCTTTGCCTGTAATCAAGAAGGTCCAACAACCAGCAGATGGTGGAGAAGCGAGTAGTCTTTGGAAGAGGAGATCCGGTGGGCTAGCATTGAAGAATTTGCAACTTAATAGGAATAATCTTGCACCAACCACTGTTTAA